One Ancylobacter novellus DSM 506 genomic window, TTCGGCCCGCATGCGGCGGACCAGGTCGAGCTCGGCCTGGAAGTCGACATAGTGCGGCAGCTTCAGATGCTCGACGAAGCCGGTCGCCTGCACGTTGTCGCAATGGGAGAGGACGAACTCCTCGTCCTGCGCCGGCGCGCCCTGCTCCTCGCCGAGCTCCTTCCAGCGCAGCGCCCGCTCGACCAGCGCCATGGACATGGCCTTGCGCTCGCACTGGCCGAAGACGAGGCCGTAGCCGCGGGTGAACTGCGGCGGCACCTCGGCCGAGCCCTTGAACTGGTTGACCATCTGGCACTCGGTGACCTGCACCGTGCCGAGCGAGACCTCGAAGCCGAGCTCCGGCACGTCGAAGATCACCTCGACGTCGCCGAAGCGGATCTCGCCGACGAAGGGATGCGAGCGGGCATAGCCGCGCTGGGTGGAATAGCCGAGCGCCAGCAGGTAGCCCTCGTCGCCCCGCGCCAGCGTCTGGAGACGGGTCGCCCGGTCGACCGGATAAGCGACCGGCGCGCGGGTGATGTCGAAGGGCTCGGCGCCGTCGTCGGCGGGGGAGGCCTCGATCAGCCCCTCCTGCCCCAGCAGGTCGGTCACGCGCGGCATCGCCACCGGTGCGGCCGGGATGTCACCGATGTCACCGGAAACGCGACCGCTTGCCACCGGTGACTCACCGGAAATGTCACCATTTTCGCCACCACCCAGCGAGGTATCCAGCAACCTGTGAGTATAGTCGAAGGTCGGCCCGAGGAGCTGCCCGCCCGGCAGGTCCTTGAAGGTCGCCGAGACCCGCCGGCGCACCAGCATGCTAGAGGTATCGAGGGGTTGCGCATTGCCGAAGCGCGGCAGCGTGGTGCGGAAGGCGCGGATGAGGAAGATCGCCTCGATCAGGTCGCCGCGCGCCTGCTTCACCGCGAGGCTGGCGAGCTCGATGTCGTAGAGCGAGCCTTCCGCCATGACGCGATCCACCGCGAGCGTGAGCTGCGCGGCGATCTGGTCGAGCCCGATGGAGGGCAGATTCTCGTTTCCGCGCCGACGCTTAGCTAGAAGCGCGTGCGCGTTGCGGATGGCCTTCTCGCCGCCCTTGGCCGCCACATACATCGGCTCAGCCCTCCCTGACCGTCACGGAACGCGGCAGCCCGGCGACCCCGCCGGGGCCGGCGAGCAAGAGGTCGACCCCGCGCGGGAACAGCGCCCGGTTCGCCGCCATGCGGGCGACGAAATCCCCCGGCAGCTGCGCCGCGCCGAAGGGCGTTTGTCCTTTGATTCCAGGCCCTTCGAGGATGAAACGAGCATCGCTGAAGCCGGCGACCTGCACGATCAACGTGGCGGAAGCGTCGGGGAATTCCGGCGAGCCCTGCGGAAAGGCGCTGAAATCCGGCATCTCCAGCGGATCGGAAAGGATCGCGAACCGCGCCTCGCCAGGCTCGTCGAGAATCGCCGCGCCGGTGTGGAAACGCAGGAAATCCGCCACTTCCGGCACTGCGGCCAGCGTCGCGTCAAGCCAGAGCGGCGTCTCGTAATCGCACAGCGCCAGCGCCAGCGCCGCCGCCTCGGGCGAGAGCGGCGCGGGCGGGGCGAGATCGGTCGCGAGCGCCTCGACCCGGCCGGGCCGGGCCAGCGCCCACATGGCAGCGCGGAAGGCGGCCTGCGACTCGCCGACCGGATCGTCGAAGCCGCGTGCAAGTACCTGAGCGGACATCTCAATCCTCCCCGCGCACGAGGGTGAAGAAGTCGACCTTGGTCGCCGCCGTCTCGGCCCGCGCCTCGGCCGCCTCGGCCTCGAGCCGCGCCTTCAGCGGCGCCAGCGCAACTTCGACCGCGTCGCGCCGCTCCTCGTCCTGCCATAGCGCGTCGATGATCGCCGCCACTCGGGCAGCACCGACGTCGCGGCCGAGCCGGTAGGCGAAGCCGGTGGCGCCGCCTTCCAGATGCACCGCCGCCCGGCTCACCGTCGCCTCGCCGAGGTTGAACGGCGCGCCGTCGCCGCCGGTCCGCCCGCGCAGCATGACGAGGCCGGTCTCGGTGGGGCGCAGGTCGGAAGCCGCGGGAATCGGCGCCAGTTGCGCCAGAATGGCGTCGAGCTCGGCGGCGCCCGCCCGTGCCAGCAGCGCCATCGCGGCCTGCCGGGCGGCGCGCAAGTCGCTGCCGTCGTTCAGATTTTTCTTCAGAGCCTGCATCGGGGATCCGGAACGCGCCGCGCGTCGAGCCTGTTTACTTGTCGGCGGATTTGTATAATCATCTATACAAATAGGCAAGCGCGGTTTTCACCGGACGACGCAAATATGAGCGATACCGACGACAGCGCAGTGACGGCATGGAGCGAGGCCGAGCCCGGCGACGACGTTGCCCGCGGCACCGGCGTCGCCCTGTGGAAGCAGATCGCCGAGCGCATCGAGGCCGACATCGTCGAGGGCCGCCTCGCCCCCGGCATGCGCCTGCCGACCGAGATGGAATTGGCCGAGCGCTTCGGCGTGAACCGCCACACGCTGCGCCGCGCGCTCGCCATGCTCACCGAGCGCCGGCTGATCGAGGCGACGCCCGGCCGCGGCACCTTCGTCAAGGAGCCGCCGATCCGCTACCCGATCGGCCCGCGCACCCGCTTCTCCGAGATCGTCGCGCGCGAGGGCCGCGCGCCGAGCGGCCGGCTCATCGGCTCGCGCATCGAGCCGGCGAGCGCGGAGATCGCCGAGGCGCTGCATCTTCCCATGGGGGCGGATGTGCTCCGGGTCGACCTGCTCCGCGAGGCGGACGGCGTGCCGATCACCATCGCCTCGCACTGGTACGATGCCGAGCGCTGCCGCGACCTCGACCTCCTCCTCGCCGCCACCGGCTCGGTGACGCGGGCGCTGGAGACGCTCGGCCTCGGCGACTACCGCCGGTTGGAGACGCGCATCACCGCCCGCCCCGCCGACGAGGAGGAGCGCCGCCGGCTCAGCCTGCCGGCGGGCCGCGTGGTCATGGTGGTGGAATCCATCAATGGCGACGCGCAGCGCCGGCCGATCCAGTATACGCGGGCGCGATTCTGCTCCGACCGCGTGCAGCTGATAGTGAAGAACTGACAGGACGTCCGATGGCCCGCCTCACCTCTCCCGAACAGCTCCGCGCGCTCTATGCGAGCCCGCGCGAGCGCAGCCGGCGCAAGGTGCTGCCAGTGCTGGATCCGCATTGCCGAACCTTCATCGGCCTGTCACCGCTGGTGATGCTGGCGAGCTTCGGCGCCGACAGGCGGGCCGACGTCACCCCGCGCGGCGACGCGCCGGGCTTCGTTCAGGTCGAGGATGCCGGCACGCTGCTGCTGCCCGACCGGCCGGGCAACAACCGGCTGGACACGCTCACCAATCTGCTCGCCAATCCGGCGATCGGCCTGCTGTTCCTCATCCCCGGCGTCGACGAGACGCTACGCGTCAATGGCCGCGCCTTCATCCATGACGATGCGGACCTTCTCGCCCGCTTCGAGGTGGACGGCCGCCTCCCCGTCACTGTGCTGCGCGTCGAGGTCGAGGAAGCCTATCTGCACTGCGCCAAGGCGTTCATGCGCTCGCACGCCTGGGATGCGTCGCACTTCATCGAGCGGGCGCGCCTGCCGTCGATGGGCGAGATGCTGCGCGACCAGCTCAACCTCGCGACCGCGGAGACGCAGGCCGAGATGCTGGAGCGCTACAAAGCGACGCTCTACTGAAGGTCTGACGCGGAATCCGGTTCGGCGGGCACTTCCCACCCTCTCGCCCTCATGGCCAGGCTTGACCCGGCCACCCGGTGACCGGGCGCACTTGGTCCCCCTAGGTCCGCGGGTCAAGCCCGCGGATGAGGGAAAATGGAAAAGCGGGCGGAGTCTGACAGCGCGCCGGGCTAGGCCCGCTACCTCGCCAGCATCCGGTTCTTGATCAGCCCGACGACGATCTGCACGATCGCACCGGCGACGCCGCCGCCGACGAGCTGGCCGGCCAGCGCGGCGATGTCGATCCCCGCGCTCGTGTCGCCAGTGGCGCCGCCCATGAGCGCGCCCAGCAATTGCCCGCCGCCGACGCCGCCTATGGCGCCGGCGATCAGGTTGCCGATATTGCCGAGATCGCTGTCCTTGACGAGCTTGCCGCCGGCCGTGCCGCCGATCGCGCCGCCCACGAGCTGTGCGATGAGAGCTTCGAGCATGTCGAACGTCCTCCCCAACCCCCGTCCGGCAAATATACCAGAACGGACCGAGAAGAAAACGGCCTGAGATCTCGCGCGACTATTGCCTCTTCCGCTGCGAAAATGAGCCGACGCTTCCGCGAATATTACATCATTCCCGCCAGATCACCTGCGGACCGATATCCGCCAGCGTGCGGCAGCCCGCGAGCACCATCGCCACCTCGAGCTCGCATCGGAGAAGATGCAGCACATGGGCGACGCCGGCCGGGCCGGCCACCGCCAGCCCGTAGAGACAGGGCCGGCCGACCATCACCGCCGAGGCGCCGAGCGCCAGCGCCTTCAGCACGTCGGTGCCGCGGCGGATGCCGCCATCCATCAGCACCGGCACGCGCCCCGCGACCTGCTGCAACACCGCCGGCAGCACGTCGAGGCTCGCCGGCATGGTGTCGAGCACCCGCCCGCCATGGTTGGAGACGACGATGCCGTCGGCGCCGTGGCCGATCGCCAGCTCCGCATCCTCCGGCGCCATGATGCCCTTCAAGAGGATCGGCAGACGGGCGATGGAGCGCAGCCACGCGATGTCCGCCCAGCGCGCGGTCACGTCGAGATAGCCGCGGAACATCAGGCTCTCGCCCAGCGCCGCCTCGGCGACGTAATCCGTGTGCAGCCCGCGCGTATTGGCGTGCTCGGAGAGCTTGGGCGGCTCGTAGCCGGCGCGCTGCTCGCGGTTGCGCGGGCTGAAGACGGGAGCATCGACTGTCACCACCAGCGCGCCATAGCCCGCCGTCTCGGCGCGGCGCACCAGCTCGGCGGTGAAGCCGCGGTCGTGCTGGATATAGAGCTGGAACCACAGCGGCGTAGGCGCGGCCATGCGGCGCGACGCCTGCGCGATCTCCTCCAGCGTGAGGTCGGATTCGGTGCTTACCACCATGCCGGCCCTCGCCCCGCCCGCCCCGACCACGGTGGCGATCTCGGCCTCCGGCGTGGCGAGGCGGTGATGCGCGGTCGGCGCCAGCAGGATCGGATAGTCGAAGGCCTGGCCGAACAGCGTCAGTCCGGTGCCACCGCCGCTGAAGTCGCCGAGCACGCGCGTCCTCAGCTTCAGCCGGTCGAAGGCCTCGCGGTTCCAGCGGATGGTGATCTCGTCCGCCGCGCCGCCAGAATAATAGGCCCACGCTTCGGGGCTCAGGCACTCGCGCGCCAGCCTCTCATAGTCGTCCACCGCCACCACGCCGGCGGGGATCTCGTAGCTTCTCGTCATGCGGTCCCCGAATGCCCCGGCTCCTCATCACCCTCTGTCGCGCATCCCTGCCTGGCTTCATAATCCTTTGCCGGGCGTCATGCAGCATCGGGGACGTACCAACGGGCCATTAACCGCGCGGCCCTATGCTGCGGACGGGGCGCCGACCGGCGGCGAAGCGAGGGCACGAGGCGATGGACGAGAGCGAGCGCTCATCCGGCGACACGCCCGGCCTGTCGCTGCGCGAGGCCATCCGCGCGGCGCGGGTGGAAGCCGCCGAGCGCACGGGCGTCATCGTCGAGCTGCGCGACGCCAGCCTCGCCCGGCTCTCCATGCTCAACGAGTTGCTCGACCCGATCTTCGCCGATGTGCCGCTGGAGCATGCCGACCTGTTCGACCGCGGGCTGATGCCCGGCGAGACGCCGCGCCTCTTCGTCGACATGGTCGCGCATATCGCGCTCGGCCGCGACCGCCGCACCTACCGTTTCCTGCAGGACACGCGCTCGGGCCGGCGCGTGCTGGCCGAGAGCACCAACCCGCACGACATCGTCGACGCGGTGACCCGCTACATCGCCCGCCGGCTCATCGCCCGCGAGCAGGCCATGGTCGCGGTGCAGGCGCCGCCGGAAACCGAGCCGCATCCGGCATCGCACCATCCCGCCGCCGCGCCGGCGCAGCCGCCGCGCGGCCGGGGACGCGGCTTCGGGTTCTTCTTCCTGGGGCTGGTGATCGGCGCCCTCGCCGTGCTGGCGCTCTTGGTGCTCAACCCGGAATTCAGCGTCCGCTGATCGCCTCGGTGAGCACACGCACGGTGCGCGTCGCCACGTTCGCCTCGCCGCGCTGGAAGCCGCGGGCCTCCAGCGTGCAGCGCCACGGAAACGCCGCGTCGATCCGCTCGATGCGGTAGAGGTGGTAGCCGCCCGGCCAATGGCGGTCGTCCGGCCCGGCGGCGAAGGACGGCGCCTCCACCACCGGGATCAGCCCGGAATGCGGGCCGGGCAGCATCTCCACCATCGGCACATGGTCGTGGCCGCAGATGATCAGCTCGGCGCCATGGCGGGCGAACACCTCGCGCACCGCCTCCTCGTCGATCAGCCGCTTGTGGCCGGCGCGCCAGCCGCAGGGCGGATGATGGATCATGACGACGCGGAACAGCCCCTCGGCGGCGAGTTCGTCCAGCACCTTGCCGAGCCGCGCACGCTGCGCCTTGCCGACCTTGCCGGTCGCCATGAAGGGGTGGGTGGGCACGGCGGTCGAGACGCCGATGAGCGCCACGCCGTCGCGCCGGCGCACGAAGGGGAAGGCCTCCTCGGCGGTGACGTCGCCGTTCACCCCGTCGCCGCGCATATAGTCGCCCCAGTTGAGCAGCGAGTGATGCGCGGTGGAGCGGACATAGGCGTCGTGATTGCCGGGAACCACCGTCACGTCATGGCCGTCGCCGAGCGAGCGCAGGAAGTTCAGCCCGGTGGCGAATTCGGCGGCGAGGCCGACATTCACGAGGTCGCCGGTGACCGCGATGTGGTCCGGCGCCATCGCCTTGATGTCGGCCACCAGCAGGTCGATGGTGGCGATGTTGAATCGGTGCTGGCGCCCGCGCCGCCAGTTGATCACGCCCAGCGCCCGCTTGCCGGCGAGCTCGGCGAAGCGCGCGCGGGGAAGCGGTCCCAGATGGGCGTCGGTGACATGGGCAAGGACAAACACGGGGGCTTCCTTACCAGCCCGGGGGCGGAGATGGAAAGCTCCCCCAGCGGCAGCCCGCCGACGCCGATGCCGGCCTCGCGCCGGCTGCTGGTGCGCCTGCTGCACGGCTGGGGCCGGCTGACCCGCGGCATGACGCTCGGCGTGCGCGCGGTAGTGATCAACGAGGACGGCGCCGTCCTGCTGCTGCGCCATACCTATGTACCTGGCTGGCACCTGCCGGGCGGCGCGGTCGACCCCGGCGAGACTATCGAGGCGGCGGTCATTCGCGAGCTGTTCGAGGAGACCGCCGTCATCCCCGCCGCCCCGCCGCGGCTGCACGGGCTGATGCTCAACCTGCATCTGGGCGCACGCGACCATGTGGCGGTCTATGTGGTCGACTGCTTCACGCAAGCGCCGCCGCGCGTGCCCAATCGCGAGATCGCCGAGATCGGCTTCTTTCCACCCGGCGCCCTGCCCGAGGCGACCTCGCCCGCGACGCGCCGGCGCATCGTCGAG contains:
- a CDS encoding carbon-phosphorus lyase complex subunit PhnI — encoded protein: MYVAAKGGEKAIRNAHALLAKRRRGNENLPSIGLDQIAAQLTLAVDRVMAEGSLYDIELASLAVKQARGDLIEAIFLIRAFRTTLPRFGNAQPLDTSSMLVRRRVSATFKDLPGGQLLGPTFDYTHRLLDTSLGGGENGDISGESPVASGRVSGDIGDIPAAPVAMPRVTDLLGQEGLIEASPADDGAEPFDITRAPVAYPVDRATRLQTLARGDEGYLLALGYSTQRGYARSHPFVGEIRFGDVEVIFDVPELGFEVSLGTVQVTECQMVNQFKGSAEVPPQFTRGYGLVFGQCERKAMSMALVERALRWKELGEEQGAPAQDEEFVLSHCDNVQATGFVEHLKLPHYVDFQAELDLVRRMRAEHEAEMKEAAE
- the phnF gene encoding phosphonate metabolism transcriptional regulator PhnF; the encoded protein is MSDTDDSAVTAWSEAEPGDDVARGTGVALWKQIAERIEADIVEGRLAPGMRLPTEMELAERFGVNRHTLRRALAMLTERRLIEATPGRGTFVKEPPIRYPIGPRTRFSEIVAREGRAPSGRLIGSRIEPASAEIAEALHLPMGADVLRVDLLREADGVPITIASHWYDAERCRDLDLLLAATGSVTRALETLGLGDYRRLETRITARPADEEERRRLSLPAGRVVMVVESINGDAQRRPIQYTRARFCSDRVQLIVKN
- a CDS encoding metallophosphoesterase family protein, translated to MFVLAHVTDAHLGPLPRARFAELAGKRALGVINWRRGRQHRFNIATIDLLVADIKAMAPDHIAVTGDLVNVGLAAEFATGLNFLRSLGDGHDVTVVPGNHDAYVRSTAHHSLLNWGDYMRGDGVNGDVTAEEAFPFVRRRDGVALIGVSTAVPTHPFMATGKVGKAQRARLGKVLDELAAEGLFRVVMIHHPPCGWRAGHKRLIDEEAVREVFARHGAELIICGHDHVPMVEMLPGPHSGLIPVVEAPSFAAGPDDRHWPGGYHLYRIERIDAAFPWRCTLEARGFQRGEANVATRTVRVLTEAISGR
- the phnG gene encoding phosphonate C-P lyase system protein PhnG, yielding MQALKKNLNDGSDLRAARQAAMALLARAGAAELDAILAQLAPIPAASDLRPTETGLVMLRGRTGGDGAPFNLGEATVSRAAVHLEGGATGFAYRLGRDVGAARVAAIIDALWQDEERRDAVEVALAPLKARLEAEAAEARAETAATKVDFFTLVRGED
- a CDS encoding pyridoxamine 5'-phosphate oxidase family protein; amino-acid sequence: MARLTSPEQLRALYASPRERSRRKVLPVLDPHCRTFIGLSPLVMLASFGADRRADVTPRGDAPGFVQVEDAGTLLLPDRPGNNRLDTLTNLLANPAIGLLFLIPGVDETLRVNGRAFIHDDADLLARFEVDGRLPVTVLRVEVEEAYLHCAKAFMRSHAWDASHFIERARLPSMGEMLRDQLNLATAETQAEMLERYKATLY
- the phnH gene encoding phosphonate C-P lyase system protein PhnH — translated: MSAQVLARGFDDPVGESQAAFRAAMWALARPGRVEALATDLAPPAPLSPEAAALALALCDYETPLWLDATLAAVPEVADFLRFHTGAAILDEPGEARFAILSDPLEMPDFSAFPQGSPEFPDASATLIVQVAGFSDARFILEGPGIKGQTPFGAAQLPGDFVARMAANRALFPRGVDLLLAGPGGVAGLPRSVTVREG
- a CDS encoding alpha-hydroxy acid oxidase; translated protein: MTRSYEIPAGVVAVDDYERLARECLSPEAWAYYSGGAADEITIRWNREAFDRLKLRTRVLGDFSGGGTGLTLFGQAFDYPILLAPTAHHRLATPEAEIATVVGAGGARAGMVVSTESDLTLEEIAQASRRMAAPTPLWFQLYIQHDRGFTAELVRRAETAGYGALVVTVDAPVFSPRNREQRAGYEPPKLSEHANTRGLHTDYVAEAALGESLMFRGYLDVTARWADIAWLRSIARLPILLKGIMAPEDAELAIGHGADGIVVSNHGGRVLDTMPASLDVLPAVLQQVAGRVPVLMDGGIRRGTDVLKALALGASAVMVGRPCLYGLAVAGPAGVAHVLHLLRCELEVAMVLAGCRTLADIGPQVIWRE
- a CDS encoding NUDIX domain-containing protein codes for the protein MESSPSGSPPTPMPASRRLLVRLLHGWGRLTRGMTLGVRAVVINEDGAVLLLRHTYVPGWHLPGGAVDPGETIEAAVIRELFEETAVIPAAPPRLHGLMLNLHLGARDHVAVYVVDCFTQAPPRVPNREIAEIGFFPPGALPEATSPATRRRIVEVLTGAPAAALW